Proteins encoded by one window of Lutibacter sp. A64:
- the dnaJ gene encoding molecular chaperone DnaJ: MAKQDYYEILGISKNATSAEIKKGYRKMAIKYHPDKNPGDKEAEENFKKAAEAYEVLSDENKRARYDQYGHAAFENGGGAGGFGGGGMNMDDIFSQFGDIFGGGGFGGFGGGGFGGGSRGRARVKGSNLRIRVKLTLEEIASGIEKKVKVRRKVQAAGVTFKTCTTCNGSGQVMRVTNTILGRMQSASTCPTCQGAGEVLDKRPKNADAQGLEQKEETVSIKIPAGVTEGVQLKVNGKGNAAPGNNAIDGDLIVVIEEITHDTLKREGTNLHFDLYINFSEAILGADKFIDTVTGKVKIKIEPGTQSGKILRLRGKGLPSIDHYGNGDLLVHVNVWTPQNITKEQKAFFSKMKDDENFTPNPSKFDKSFFEKVKDMFS; the protein is encoded by the coding sequence ATGGCAAAGCAAGATTATTACGAAATATTAGGCATTTCAAAAAATGCAACCTCTGCAGAAATAAAGAAAGGATATAGAAAGATGGCAATTAAATACCATCCAGATAAAAATCCAGGAGATAAAGAAGCTGAGGAAAACTTTAAAAAAGCAGCAGAAGCTTATGAAGTTTTAAGCGATGAAAATAAAAGAGCTCGTTACGATCAATATGGACATGCAGCTTTTGAAAACGGCGGCGGTGCCGGTGGTTTTGGAGGCGGAGGAATGAATATGGATGACATATTTAGTCAGTTCGGAGATATTTTTGGAGGCGGTGGCTTTGGTGGTTTCGGCGGCGGTGGCTTTGGCGGTGGATCTAGAGGCAGAGCACGTGTTAAAGGAAGTAACCTAAGAATTAGAGTAAAACTTACTCTTGAAGAAATAGCCAGTGGTATAGAAAAGAAAGTAAAAGTAAGAAGAAAAGTACAAGCAGCCGGTGTAACTTTTAAAACTTGTACAACTTGTAATGGTTCTGGACAAGTAATGCGAGTTACTAATACTATTTTAGGAAGAATGCAATCAGCTTCTACCTGTCCAACTTGTCAAGGAGCAGGAGAAGTACTTGATAAAAGGCCTAAAAATGCAGATGCTCAAGGTTTAGAACAAAAAGAAGAAACCGTTTCAATAAAAATTCCAGCAGGTGTAACAGAAGGTGTTCAATTAAAAGTGAACGGAAAAGGAAATGCGGCTCCTGGAAATAATGCAATAGATGGAGATTTAATAGTTGTAATTGAAGAAATTACACACGATACCTTAAAACGTGAAGGTACCAATCTGCATTTCGATTTATATATTAATTTCTCTGAAGCTATTTTAGGTGCAGATAAATTTATAGATACTGTTACTGGTAAAGTAAAAATTAAAATTGAACCAGGAACTCAATCTGGAAAAATATTGCGTTTAAGAGGTAAGGGATTACCGAGTATAGATCATTATGGAAACGGAGATTTATTAGTACATGTAAATGTATGGACTCCACAAAATATTACAAAAGAGCAAAAAGCATTTTTTAGTAAAATGAAAGATGATGAAAACTTTACACCAAACCCTTCTAAATTCGATAAATCATTTTTTGAAAAGGTTAAAGATATGTTTTCATAA
- a CDS encoding nucleotide exchange factor GrpE: MSTKKDSKEEKEILDKEKTQQETQEAQDTNEISVEEQLKLEVTEEKDKFLRLFAEFENYKKRTSKERIELFKTANEDLMTVLLPILDDFDRGLSEIKKAKDKALLKGMELIKNKFYDTLTKKGLSHIQVEQGAIFDVDLHEAITQIPAPSEDLKGKVIDVVEQGYKLGDKIIRYPKVVIGQ; encoded by the coding sequence ATGAGCACAAAGAAAGATTCAAAAGAAGAAAAAGAAATCCTAGATAAAGAGAAAACTCAACAAGAAACTCAAGAAGCCCAAGATACTAATGAAATAAGTGTTGAAGAGCAGTTAAAACTTGAAGTTACTGAAGAAAAAGATAAATTTTTACGATTGTTTGCAGAATTTGAAAATTATAAAAAACGTACATCAAAAGAGCGTATAGAATTATTTAAGACTGCCAATGAAGATTTAATGACAGTTTTACTGCCTATTTTAGACGATTTTGACAGAGGTTTATCTGAAATAAAAAAAGCAAAAGACAAAGCTCTTTTAAAAGGCATGGAACTTATCAAAAATAAGTTTTATGATACTTTAACTAAAAAAGGTTTAAGCCATATTCAAGTTGAACAAGGAGCTATTTTTGATGTTGATTTACATGAAGCTATTACTCAAATACCTGCACCTTCTGAAGATTTAAAAGGAAAAGTAATAGATGTTGTTGAGCAAGGCTATAAATTAGGAGATAAAATAATAAGATACCCTAAAGTAGTAATAGGGCAATAA
- the murA gene encoding UDP-N-acetylglucosamine 1-carboxyvinyltransferase produces the protein MATFVIEGGNKLSGEITPQGAKNEALQVICAVLLTKEKVTISNIPDIRDVNKLIFILGELGVKIEKIASDTYTFQADDLNLEYLESEKFKQDGSSLRGSIMIVGPLLARFGKGYIPRPGGDKIGRRRLDTHFDGFIKLGAKFRYNKDEKFYGVEAKFLIGANMLLDEASVTGTANIVMAAVMARGITTIYNAACEPYLQQLCKMLNSMGAKITGVGSNLLTIEGVTTLNGCNHRVLPDMIEIGSWIGMAAMTKSSITIKNVSWDDLGLIPRVFQKLGINLERKGDDIFIPEQNSYEIQDFIDGSILTISDAPWPGFTPDLLSIVLVIATQAKGSVLIHQKMFESRLFFVDKLIDMGAKVILCDPHRATVIGMNHESSLKGTVMTSPDIRAGISLLIAALSANGTSTIHNIEQIDRGYQNIDERLRAIGAKITRVA, from the coding sequence ATGGCAACATTTGTAATTGAAGGAGGAAATAAGTTAAGCGGAGAAATTACACCTCAAGGAGCAAAAAATGAAGCATTACAAGTAATTTGTGCTGTTTTATTAACTAAAGAAAAAGTTACAATTAGTAATATTCCAGATATTAGAGATGTTAACAAACTAATATTTATTCTTGGAGAATTGGGTGTGAAAATTGAAAAAATTGCAAGTGACACCTATACTTTTCAAGCAGATGATTTAAATTTAGAATATTTAGAATCAGAAAAATTTAAACAAGATGGTAGCTCTTTAAGAGGTTCTATTATGATTGTTGGTCCATTATTAGCTCGTTTTGGAAAAGGTTATATTCCTAGACCAGGAGGAGATAAAATTGGAAGAAGACGTTTAGATACTCATTTTGACGGTTTTATAAAATTAGGAGCCAAATTTAGATATAATAAAGACGAAAAATTTTATGGTGTTGAAGCTAAATTTTTAATAGGTGCAAATATGCTGTTAGATGAAGCTTCAGTTACTGGAACTGCAAATATTGTAATGGCTGCAGTAATGGCTAGAGGTATTACTACAATTTATAACGCCGCTTGCGAACCATATTTACAGCAACTTTGTAAAATGTTAAATAGTATGGGAGCCAAAATTACAGGAGTTGGTTCTAATTTACTTACTATTGAAGGTGTAACAACTTTAAATGGCTGTAATCATAGAGTTTTACCAGATATGATTGAGATTGGTAGTTGGATTGGTATGGCAGCTATGACAAAATCTTCAATAACAATTAAGAATGTAAGCTGGGATGATTTAGGATTAATTCCACGAGTTTTTCAAAAATTAGGAATTAATTTAGAAAGAAAAGGAGACGATATTTTTATTCCAGAACAAAATAGTTACGAGATTCAAGACTTTATAGATGGATCTATTTTAACAATATCTGATGCTCCTTGGCCTGGATTTACTCCAGATTTATTAAGTATTGTGTTAGTTATTGCTACACAAGCAAAGGGAAGTGTCTTAATTCATCAAAAAATGTTTGAAAGTCGCTTGTTTTTTGTAGATAAGTTAATAGATATGGGTGCAAAAGTTATTTTATGCGATCCACATAGAGCTACCGTAATTGGTATGAATCATGAATCAAGTTTAAAAGGAACTGTTATGACTTCTCCAGATATTAGAGCCGGAATTTCGTTATTAATTGCAGCATTATCTGCTAATGGAACAAGTACCATACATAATATTGAACAAATAGATAGAGGTTACCAAAATATAGATGAACGTTTGCGTGCAATTGGTGCCAAAATTACTAGAGTAGCATAA
- a CDS encoding DUF4290 domain-containing protein, producing the protein MEFDLEYNGERPHLIIPEYGRHIQKLVDNCVALEDVDERNKMAKAIVDVMGNLQPHLRDVPDFKHKLWDQLFIMSDFKLEVDSPYDKPLKEELQAKPEPLAYPKAASKYRFYGNNIQIMIDVALTWEEDEVREALYFAIANHMKKCYLNWNKDTVEDKVIFKHLKELSHDKIDLTESDEKLSEVKDLMRKRKPSAKNRQSDSRKKSYKYK; encoded by the coding sequence ATGGAATTTGATTTAGAATACAATGGGGAAAGACCTCATTTAATTATACCTGAGTATGGAAGACATATTCAAAAATTGGTAGACAATTGTGTAGCTTTAGAAGATGTTGATGAGCGTAATAAAATGGCAAAAGCTATAGTTGATGTTATGGGGAATTTACAGCCTCATTTACGTGATGTACCAGATTTTAAACACAAACTTTGGGATCAACTATTTATAATGTCAGATTTTAAATTAGAAGTAGATTCCCCTTACGATAAACCTTTAAAAGAGGAATTACAAGCAAAACCAGAACCTTTAGCCTATCCAAAAGCGGCATCTAAATACAGATTTTATGGAAATAATATCCAAATTATGATAGATGTAGCATTAACTTGGGAAGAAGATGAAGTTAGAGAAGCATTATATTTTGCAATAGCCAATCATATGAAAAAATGCTACTTAAATTGGAACAAAGATACCGTTGAAGATAAAGTCATATTTAAGCATTTAAAAGAATTATCGCATGATAAAATAGACCTTACCGAAAGTGATGAGAAATTGTCTGAAGTTAAAGATTTGATGCGAAAAAGAAAACCATCAGCTAAAAATAGACAATCTGATTCTAGAAAAAAATCTTACAAATATAAATAA
- a CDS encoding ATP-dependent helicase has product MINYLENLNESQRAAVVHKEGPMIIIAGAGSGKTRVLTYRIAHLMNQGVDSFNILSLTFTNKAAREMKERIADVVGASEAKNLWMGTFHSVFARILRSEGGHLGYPSNFTIYDTQDAVRLLSSIIKEMQLDRDKYKPKQVLSRISSFKNSLITVKAYYNDPELIEADKMAQRPKMGEIYHQYVERCFKAGAMDFDDLLLRTNELLTRFPAVLAKYQDRFKYILVDEYQDTNHSQYLIVRALADRFQNICVVGDDSQSIYAFRGANIQNILNFQRDYEKVQIFKLEQNYRSSNNIVQAANSVIEKNKTKLDKEVWTENSEGPKVKVMRTYTEGEEGRFIADSIFENMMNLQLKSSDFAILYRTNAQSRALEDALRKKDIKHKIYGGLSFYQRKEIKDTLAYLRLLINPNDEEALKRVINYPLRGIGASTVDKLSVAANHYKISIFELIKNLNNYDLKLNSGVKNKLDGFITMIQHFQIEAQTKNAFEVAELVVKQTRLIRDLEKDGTPEGVSRVENVQELLNGIKDFIDVQKEKDEDDSLAFFLEDVALATDFDSDKKDETPRVSLMTIHLAKGLEFPYVYVVGLEENLFPSAMSMNTRSELEEERRLFYVALTRAEKQAYLTYAQTRYRWGKLVDCEPSRFLEEIDDKYLEYLTVKETKPSQNKFVNEDIFGSVPQNKIRFKKPIQRKPAKKNTVPKIEFQPPKNLKKVSKTTASKANLFDNNVVVGNVVNHTKFGKGEVLSLEGSGANQKAEIRFASVGVKKLLLQFAKLTIIS; this is encoded by the coding sequence GTGATAAATTACTTAGAAAATCTTAACGAATCTCAAAGAGCAGCGGTTGTTCATAAAGAAGGACCAATGATTATAATTGCCGGAGCAGGCTCTGGTAAAACACGTGTGTTAACGTATAGAATAGCTCATTTAATGAATCAAGGTGTTGATTCGTTTAATATTTTATCGTTAACTTTTACTAATAAAGCTGCACGAGAAATGAAAGAAAGGATTGCCGATGTTGTTGGCGCTTCAGAAGCTAAAAACCTGTGGATGGGTACATTTCACTCGGTTTTTGCACGTATTTTACGTTCTGAAGGTGGGCATTTAGGGTATCCTTCAAATTTTACAATTTACGATACACAAGACGCTGTTAGATTGCTATCTTCTATTATTAAAGAAATGCAGTTAGATAGGGATAAATACAAGCCAAAACAGGTTTTAAGCAGAATTTCATCCTTTAAAAACAGCCTAATAACTGTTAAAGCGTATTATAACGATCCAGAATTAATTGAAGCTGATAAAATGGCACAACGTCCTAAAATGGGTGAAATTTACCATCAATATGTAGAGCGTTGTTTTAAAGCTGGTGCAATGGATTTTGATGATTTATTGTTAAGAACTAACGAGTTATTAACACGTTTTCCTGCTGTATTAGCTAAATATCAAGATAGATTTAAATATATTTTGGTTGATGAGTATCAAGATACCAACCATTCTCAATATTTAATTGTAAGAGCCTTGGCAGATCGTTTTCAAAATATTTGTGTTGTTGGAGACGACTCTCAAAGTATATATGCGTTTAGGGGTGCAAATATTCAGAATATCTTAAATTTTCAACGAGATTATGAAAAGGTTCAAATTTTTAAATTAGAACAAAATTATCGTTCATCTAATAATATTGTACAAGCTGCAAATTCTGTAATAGAAAAAAATAAAACCAAATTAGATAAGGAAGTTTGGACAGAAAATAGCGAAGGACCAAAAGTAAAAGTAATGCGTACTTATACCGAAGGTGAAGAGGGGCGTTTTATAGCAGATTCTATTTTTGAGAATATGATGAATTTGCAATTGAAAAGCTCAGATTTTGCGATTCTTTACAGAACAAATGCACAGTCTAGAGCGCTTGAAGATGCACTTAGAAAAAAAGATATTAAGCATAAAATTTATGGAGGATTGTCTTTTTATCAACGCAAAGAAATAAAAGATACCTTGGCTTATTTACGTTTGTTAATCAATCCAAACGATGAAGAAGCGCTTAAAAGAGTTATAAATTATCCACTTAGAGGTATTGGAGCGAGTACAGTTGATAAACTTTCCGTAGCTGCAAATCATTATAAAATTTCAATTTTTGAATTAATAAAGAATTTAAATAATTACGATTTAAAATTAAATTCGGGAGTAAAAAATAAATTAGACGGTTTTATAACAATGATTCAGCATTTTCAAATTGAAGCGCAAACTAAAAATGCGTTTGAAGTAGCAGAATTAGTTGTAAAACAAACACGCTTAATCCGTGATTTAGAAAAAGATGGTACACCAGAAGGAGTAAGTAGAGTAGAAAATGTTCAAGAATTATTAAACGGAATAAAAGATTTTATAGATGTTCAAAAAGAAAAGGATGAAGATGATTCTTTAGCGTTTTTTCTTGAAGATGTAGCACTTGCAACTGATTTTGATAGCGATAAAAAAGATGAAACTCCAAGAGTTTCATTAATGACAATTCACTTAGCAAAAGGACTAGAATTTCCGTATGTATATGTAGTTGGTTTGGAAGAAAATTTATTTCCTTCTGCAATGAGTATGAATACCCGTAGCGAACTTGAAGAAGAACGTAGGTTATTTTATGTAGCACTTACTAGAGCAGAAAAACAAGCCTATTTAACATATGCACAAACACGGTATCGTTGGGGTAAATTAGTAGATTGTGAACCGAGTCGTTTTTTAGAAGAGATTGATGATAAATACTTAGAATATTTAACGGTAAAAGAAACTAAACCTTCTCAAAATAAATTTGTTAACGAAGATATTTTTGGAAGTGTACCTCAAAATAAAATTAGATTTAAAAAACCAATACAACGTAAACCCGCAAAAAAAAATACAGTACCTAAAATTGAATTTCAACCGCCAAAAAACTTAAAGAAAGTTTCTAAAACAACTGCATCAAAAGCAAATTTATTCGATAATAATGTTGTTGTTGGAAACGTTGTAAATCATACCAAGTTTGGTAAAGGAGAAGTGTTGAGTTTAGAAGGTAGTGGTGCAAATCAAAAAGCTGAGATTAGATTTGCCTCTGTTGGCGTAAAAAAATTACTATTACAATTTGCCAAGCTTACAATTATTAGCTAA
- a CDS encoding patatin-like phospholipase family protein: MKKALVISGGGSKGAFAGGVAQYLLKNKQKKYDLFVGSSTGSLMVSHLALGRVDDLKRVYTSVNQHTIFSNNPFVIKKQHGEKVITINHFNTLWNFINGRKTFGESKNLRKLIKKEITEEIYNEILKTDVDAVVAVSNLSLNQMEYKSIRDCTYNDFCDWIWGSCNYVPFMSLLVKNGCQYADGGFGCLVPIKEAISRGAKEIDAIILETEVTQINRLHSKNAFSLLFSVFDFMLEHVERHNITIGKLSAKHQDVKLNLYYTPTVLTTNSLIFDKTLMSKWWKAGFKYAKSKDNEIMNSFRANVLK, encoded by the coding sequence ATGAAAAAAGCGTTGGTAATTTCAGGAGGTGGGAGTAAAGGTGCATTTGCAGGTGGAGTTGCTCAATATTTACTTAAAAACAAACAAAAAAAATACGATTTATTTGTTGGATCTTCAACAGGTAGTTTAATGGTTTCTCATTTAGCTCTTGGTAGAGTTGATGATTTAAAAAGAGTATACACTTCTGTAAATCAACATACAATTTTTAGTAACAATCCGTTTGTTATAAAAAAACAACACGGAGAAAAAGTTATTACTATTAATCATTTTAACACCTTATGGAATTTTATTAATGGAAGAAAAACCTTTGGTGAAAGTAAAAATTTAAGAAAACTAATTAAAAAGGAAATTACTGAAGAAATATATAATGAAATTCTAAAAACAGATGTAGATGCTGTTGTTGCAGTTTCTAATTTATCTTTAAATCAAATGGAATATAAATCTATTAGAGATTGTACTTATAACGATTTTTGTGATTGGATTTGGGGTTCGTGTAATTATGTTCCGTTTATGAGTTTATTAGTTAAAAATGGGTGTCAGTATGCCGATGGAGGTTTTGGTTGTTTGGTTCCTATAAAAGAAGCCATTTCACGAGGAGCAAAAGAAATTGATGCTATTATTTTAGAAACTGAGGTAACTCAAATTAATAGATTGCATTCTAAAAATGCATTTTCTTTACTCTTTAGCGTGTTTGATTTTATGTTAGAACATGTAGAACGTCATAATATTACCATTGGAAAACTATCTGCAAAACACCAAGATGTTAAACTAAATTTATATTATACACCAACTGTTTTAACTACTAACTCGTTAATTTTTGATAAAACCTTAATGTCTAAATGGTGGAAAGCAGGATTTAAATATGCAAAAAGCAAGGATAATGAAATTATGAATTCATTTAGAGCAAATGTGTTAAAATAA
- a CDS encoding sialidase family protein, with amino-acid sequence MKRTLLLIPILFFLISCNNDYKPREKLSISINKFKIDSSSIRAIEIVNDSSIVYAGSNGDLGVLTNLGEIEGKIKIITDTIIPHFRALSYTKNAVFALSVGNPALLYKYKDNQLEIVYKEENEKVFYDSMHFFNELNGIAMGDPTDTCLSIILTKDGGNTWKKIPCENLPKIIEGEAAFAASNTNIAIVGTHAWIVTGGFKARVFHTSDMGLTWNVYNTPIVQGKNTTGIYSVDFYNEKQGIICGGNYLDKFGNSANKAITKNGGKTWEVVAKNAAPKYVSCVQYVPETEGKEVFAVSTNGIFYSKNYGKEWEKVSDEGFYSIRFYDKNTAWLSGNTKIAKMTIE; translated from the coding sequence ATGAAAAGAACTTTGTTGCTAATTCCAATCTTATTTTTTTTAATTTCTTGTAATAATGATTATAAACCTCGTGAAAAGCTTTCTATTTCAATAAATAAATTTAAAATAGACAGTTCTAGTATTCGTGCTATTGAAATTGTTAACGATTCTTCAATTGTATACGCTGGCTCCAATGGAGATTTAGGTGTTTTAACAAATTTAGGAGAAATAGAGGGTAAAATAAAAATAATTACAGATACAATTATTCCGCATTTTAGAGCTTTGTCCTATACTAAAAATGCTGTATTTGCTTTAAGCGTAGGAAATCCGGCATTACTTTACAAATATAAAGATAACCAACTTGAAATTGTTTATAAAGAAGAAAACGAAAAAGTTTTTTACGATTCTATGCATTTTTTTAATGAACTAAATGGAATAGCAATGGGAGATCCAACCGATACTTGTTTGTCTATTATATTAACTAAAGATGGTGGAAATACTTGGAAAAAAATACCGTGTGAAAATTTACCTAAAATTATAGAAGGTGAAGCCGCTTTTGCCGCTAGCAATACCAATATTGCAATTGTTGGTACGCACGCTTGGATTGTAACTGGAGGCTTTAAAGCAAGGGTTTTTCATACTTCAGATATGGGTTTAACTTGGAATGTTTACAATACACCTATTGTTCAAGGAAAAAATACTACAGGAATTTATTCTGTAGATTTTTACAATGAAAAGCAGGGTATTATTTGTGGTGGTAATTATTTAGATAAATTTGGAAATTCTGCAAATAAAGCAATTACTAAAAATGGAGGTAAAACTTGGGAAGTTGTTGCAAAAAATGCTGCCCCAAAATATGTTAGTTGTGTACAATATGTTCCAGAAACAGAAGGAAAAGAAGTGTTTGCTGTTTCTACAAACGGAATCTTTTATTCAAAAAATTACGGTAAAGAATGGGAAAAAGTTAGTGATGAAGGATTTTATTCTATTCGTTTTTACGATAAAAATACTGCTTGGTTATCTGGAAATACTAAAATTGCTAAAATGACAATTGAGTAA
- the pepT gene encoding peptidase T — MQKIIDRFVKYVKIDTQSDENNPAFPSTEKQWDLAKVLVEELNEIGMQDVTLDDNCYIMATLPSNVDFKVPTIGFIAHIDTSPDYSGTNVNPQFHPNYDGKDIVLNKEENIVLSPSYFDDLLQYKGKTLITTDGTTLLGADDKAGVTEIVSAMEFLIKNPEIKHGKIRICFTPDEEVGKGAHMFDVEKFGAEWAYTMDGSQVGELEYENFNAAGAKVTINGKIVHPGYAKGKMINSMLIANEFIAALPKNEIPQETEGYEGFYHLHTMSGVVEKTTLEYIIRDHDFDLFEARKNTFKQVADSLNTKLGSDLVQVEVKDQYFNMREKIEPVMHIVDIAEEAMKQLKIKPLIKAIRGGTDGSQLSYKGLPCPNIFAGGHNFHGRYEYIAAESLQLATDVIIKIAELTAEREKNA; from the coding sequence ATGCAAAAAATAATAGATAGATTCGTTAAGTATGTTAAAATAGATACTCAATCTGACGAAAATAATCCTGCGTTTCCAAGTACTGAAAAACAATGGGATTTAGCTAAGGTTTTGGTTGAAGAACTAAATGAAATTGGAATGCAAGATGTTACTTTAGATGACAATTGCTATATAATGGCAACTTTGCCTTCAAACGTAGATTTTAAAGTGCCAACTATTGGTTTTATTGCGCATATAGATACCAGTCCAGATTATTCAGGTACAAATGTAAATCCACAATTTCACCCAAATTATGATGGAAAAGATATTGTTTTAAATAAAGAAGAAAACATTGTTTTATCTCCTAGTTATTTTGATGATTTATTACAATATAAAGGTAAAACATTAATTACAACAGACGGTACTACTCTTTTAGGAGCTGACGATAAAGCTGGTGTTACGGAAATAGTTTCTGCAATGGAATTTTTAATTAAAAACCCAGAAATTAAACACGGTAAAATTAGAATTTGTTTTACACCAGATGAAGAAGTTGGTAAAGGTGCACATATGTTCGATGTTGAAAAATTTGGTGCAGAATGGGCTTATACAATGGATGGTAGCCAGGTTGGAGAACTTGAATATGAAAACTTTAACGCTGCTGGTGCAAAAGTAACTATTAATGGTAAAATTGTACACCCAGGTTATGCAAAAGGTAAAATGATAAACTCTATGCTAATTGCAAATGAATTTATAGCTGCTTTACCTAAAAATGAAATTCCACAAGAAACTGAAGGTTACGAAGGTTTTTACCATTTACATACAATGTCTGGTGTAGTTGAAAAAACTACTTTAGAATATATTATTAGAGATCACGATTTTGATTTATTTGAAGCACGAAAAAATACCTTTAAACAGGTTGCAGACTCTTTAAATACAAAATTAGGCAGTGATTTAGTTCAGGTTGAAGTTAAAGATCAGTATTTTAATATGCGTGAAAAAATTGAACCTGTAATGCATATTGTAGATATTGCTGAAGAAGCAATGAAACAATTAAAGATTAAACCATTAATTAAAGCAATACGTGGTGGTACAGATGGCTCGCAATTATCTTATAAAGGCTTACCATGTCCAAATATTTTTGCTGGTGGACATAATTTCCATGGTAGATACGAATATATTGCTGCAGAATCTTTACAATTAGCAACAGATGTTATTATTAAAATTGCTGAACTTACTGCTGAAAGAGAAAAAAATGCTTAA
- the hisIE gene encoding bifunctional phosphoribosyl-AMP cyclohydrolase/phosphoribosyl-ATP diphosphatase HisIE — translation MNIDFNKNSDGLVPAIIQDFVTRQVLMLGYMNKEAYEKTVETGKVTFFSRTKNRLWTKGEESGNFLNLVSIKNDCDDDTLLIKVKPEGPTCHKGTDTCWDEKNESSFGFLSELESVIAGRRLSADSKKSYVASLFEKGINKIAQKVGEEAVEIVIEAKDDNDDLFLNEGADLLFHFLILLQAKGYTLKDIVKVLEGRHK, via the coding sequence ATGAATATAGATTTTAATAAAAACAGCGATGGTTTGGTACCAGCTATAATCCAAGACTTTGTTACAAGACAAGTTTTAATGTTGGGTTATATGAACAAAGAAGCTTATGAAAAAACTGTAGAAACAGGAAAAGTTACTTTTTTTAGTAGAACAAAAAACAGATTGTGGACTAAAGGTGAAGAAAGTGGTAATTTTTTAAATTTAGTTTCTATTAAAAACGATTGTGATGACGATACGCTTTTAATAAAAGTAAAACCAGAAGGTCCAACCTGTCATAAAGGAACTGATACTTGTTGGGATGAGAAAAACGAATCTTCTTTTGGATTTCTTTCTGAATTAGAAAGTGTAATTGCAGGTAGAAGATTAAGTGCAGATTCTAAGAAAAGTTATGTAGCTTCTTTATTTGAAAAAGGAATTAATAAAATTGCTCAAAAAGTAGGAGAGGAAGCTGTAGAAATTGTGATTGAAGCTAAAGATGATAATGATGATTTATTTTTAAATGAAGGAGCTGATTTATTATTTCACTTTTTAATTTTATTACAAGCTAAAGGTTATACCCTAAAAGATATTGTAAAAGTTTTAGAAGGAAGACATAAATAA
- the hisF gene encoding imidazole glycerol phosphate synthase subunit HisF produces the protein MLTKRIIPCLDIKDGRTVKGVNFVDLRDAGDPVELAAIYANEGADELVFLDITATEQKRKTLVELVMHVAEKVNIPFTVGGGISSVEDVEILLNSGADKVSINSSAVKNPQLINNLAAKFGSQCVVVAIDAKQIDGEWMVHLVGGKVPTEIKLFEWAKEVEKRGAGEILFTSMDHDGTKNGFANEALAYLSDLVNIPIIASGGAGNMQHFADTFIDGKADAALAASVFHFKEIEIVDLKNELKQQNIPVRL, from the coding sequence ATGTTAACAAAAAGAATAATACCTTGTTTAGATATTAAAGACGGAAGAACCGTAAAAGGTGTAAATTTTGTAGATTTACGAGATGCTGGAGATCCAGTAGAATTAGCAGCAATATATGCAAATGAAGGTGCAGATGAACTGGTTTTTTTAGATATAACAGCAACTGAACAAAAAAGAAAAACATTGGTTGAATTGGTAATGCATGTGGCCGAAAAAGTAAATATCCCGTTTACCGTTGGTGGTGGAATTTCATCGGTAGAAGATGTTGAAATATTATTAAATTCTGGAGCCGATAAGGTTTCTATAAACTCTTCAGCAGTAAAAAATCCACAATTAATAAATAATTTAGCCGCTAAATTTGGAAGTCAGTGTGTTGTAGTTGCCATAGATGCAAAACAAATTGATGGAGAATGGATGGTGCATTTAGTAGGCGGGAAAGTACCAACCGAAATTAAATTATTTGAATGGGCAAAAGAAGTAGAAAAACGTGGTGCAGGTGAAATTTTATTTACATCAATGGATCACGATGGAACAAAAAACGGGTTTGCAAACGAAGCATTGGCTTATTTAAGTGACTTGGTAAATATTCCTATTATAGCTTCAGGTGGTGCAGGGAATATGCAACATTTTGCAGATACTTTTATTGATGGAAAAGCTGATGCAGCTTTAGCCGCAAGTGTTTTTCATTTTAAAGAAATTGAAATAGTAGATTTAAAAAACGAATTAAAACAACAAAATATACCTGTTAGGTTATAA